The Euphorbia lathyris chromosome 3, ddEupLath1.1, whole genome shotgun sequence genome contains a region encoding:
- the LOC136223564 gene encoding histone H4 yields the protein MSGRGKGGKGLGKGGAKRHRKVLRDNIQGITKPAIRRLARRGGVKRISGLIYEETRGVLKIFLENVIRDAVTYTEHARRKTVTAMDVVYALKRQGRTLYGFGG from the coding sequence ATGTCAGGCAGAGGAAAGGGAGGCAAGGGATTGGgaaaaggaggagccaagaGGCACCGGAAGGTTTTGAGAGATAACATTCAGGGAATCACTAAGCCGGCTATCCGCCGATTGGCCAGACGTGGCGGCGTTAAACGTATTAGCGGTCTGATTTACGAAGAGACAAGAGGCGTACTCAAGATCTTCCTTGAAAACGTGATTCGCGATGCTGTTACCTACACTGAGCATGCTCGCCGGAAGACTGTGACCGCCATGGATGTCGTCTATGCTTTGAAGAGACAAGGGAGAACTCTATATGGATTCGGCGGTTAG